The following coding sequences lie in one Kryptolebias marmoratus isolate JLee-2015 linkage group LG5, ASM164957v2, whole genome shotgun sequence genomic window:
- the polr1h gene encoding DNA-directed RNA polymerase I subunit RPA12 encodes MSRLGGGDPNFCPDCGNVLPLPGISDSVCCPRCSFFIPVAEFSGQEVRSTVVFNPAEDSSVALEEDEGAELKGPVIDRRCSRCNKEGMVYHTRQMRSADEGQTVFFTCVHCRFQEKEDS; translated from the exons ATGTCCCGTTTAGGAGGTGGTGATCCAAACTTCTGCCCAGATTGTGGGAACGTTCTTCCTCTCCCAGGAATATCCGACTCTGTCTGCTGTCCGCGCTGCTCCTTCTTCATCCCTGTGGCAG agtttTCTGGACAGGAAGTCCGGTCGACGGTCGTCTTCAACCCTGCGGAGGACTCGTCTGTGGCCCTCGAGGAAGACGAGGGCGCCGAGCTGAAGGGCCCCGTG ATCGACAGGCGCTGCTCACGGTGCAACAAAGAAGGGATGGTTTACCACACCCGGCAGATGAGGTCTGCAGACGAAGGACAGACGGTCTtcttcacctgtgtccactgcAG GTTTCAGGAGAAAGAGGACTCCTGA
- the gtf2h4 gene encoding general transcription factor IIH subunit 4, whose amino-acid sequence MMKLRVQLQCKNLHEYLRELSPDVLDRLYNHPATCLAVFRELPSLAKNYVMRMLFLDQPLPQAAVALWVRKDSQRDHDECVSVLTGLRLWHSQQLQGGLQGYTLNPVFKDNLRTALLGGGTAWADEGSTLGPDRHARDIDSLDRYALERWEVILQFMVGSPCAVSQDLAQLLVQAGLMRSEAGEAPYITSAGFQFLLLDTASQLWYFTLQYLKTAQSRGMDLVEILSFLFQLSFSTLGRDYSVEGMSESLLTFLQHLREFGLVFQRKRKSRRYYPTRLAITLAAGVTSNSSSSSNLSSTQGAGDAGFIVVETNYRVYAYTNSELQIALVALFSEMLYRFPNVVVAQLTRESVQQAIANGITAQQIIHFLRTRAHSVMLTQTPVLPPTITDQIRLWELERDRLQFTEGVLYNQFLSQVDFEVLRDRAQGLGCLVWQDVAHRVMVVTPEGHSEVKRFWKRQRSHT is encoded by the exons ATGATGAAGCTGCGGGTCCAACTGCAGTGTAAAAACCTGCATGAGTACCTGAGAGAGCTGAGCCCCGACGTGCTGGACCGGCTCTACAACCACCCGGCAACATGTCTGGCTGTCTTCAG AGAACTCCCCTCGTTGGCCAAGAACTATGTGATGCGGATGCTGTTCCTGGACCAGCCTCTGCCCCAGGCTGCTGTGGCTCTGTGGGTGAGAAAGGACAGCCAGAG ggATCACGACGAGTGCGTCTCCGTGCTGACGGGGCTCCGTCTTTGGCACAGTCAGCAGCTGCAAGGCGGCCTGCAGGGGTACACCCTAAACCCGGTGTTCAAAGACAACCTGAGAACAGCTCTGCTGGGAGG GGGCACGGCGTGGGCGGACGAAGGGAGCACGCTGGGTCCCGATCGGCACGCGCGGGACATCGACAGCCTTGACCGCTACGCCCTGGAGCGATGGGAGGTGATCCTGCAGTTCATGGTGGGCTCGCCGTGCGCCGTCAGCCAGGACCTGGCTCAGCTGTTGGTCCAGGCGGGCCTCATGAGGAG CGAGGCCGGAGAGGCGCCTTACATCACGTCAGCCGGTTTCCAGTTCCTCCTGCTGGACACGGCCTCTCAGCTGTGGTACTTCACCCTGCAGTACCTCAAAACCGCTCAG TCCAGAGGGATGGACCTGGTGGAGATCCTGTCGTTCTTGTTCCAGCTCAGTTTCTCTACTCTGGGCAGA GATTACTCCGTGGAGGGCATGAGTGAGTCACTGCTCACCTTCCTGCAGCACCTGCGGGAGTTCGGGCTGGTCTTTCAGAGGAAG AGGAAGTCCCGGCGGTACTACCCAACCAGACTGGCGATCACGCTGGCTGCTGGAGTCACCAgcaactcctcctcctcctccaacctTTCTTCCACTCAGGGAGCTGGAGATGCGGGCTTCATTGTTGTGGAAACCAATTATCGTGTCTACGCCTACACAA ATTCAGAACTTCAGATTGCTCTGGTGGCTCTTTTCAGCGAAATGCTCTATCGCTTTCCCAATGTAGTGGTGGCTCAGCTGACAAGAGAGTCGGTTCAACAAGCCATTGCTAACGGAATCACTGCACAGCAG ATCATCCACTTTCTGAGGACCAGAGCTCACTCTGTAATGCTGACACAG ACCCCAGTGCTGCCTCCAACCATAACGGATCAGATCAGACTGTGGGAGCTGGAGCGAGATCGGCTGCAGTTCACGGAGG GAGTGCTCTACAACCAGTTCCTGTCCCAGGTGGACTTCGAGGTGCTGCGAGACAGAGCTCAG GGTTTGGGCTGTCTGGTGTGGCAGGATGTGGCTCACAGAGTGATGGTGGTGACACCGGAAGGACACAGCGAGGTCAAGAGGTTCTGGAAACGACAGAGGTCTCACACGTAA